A DNA window from Argiope bruennichi chromosome X2, qqArgBrue1.1, whole genome shotgun sequence contains the following coding sequences:
- the LOC129959964 gene encoding cytokine-like nuclear factor N-PAC isoform X2, with protein sequence MAAKKDFSIGDLVWAKMKCFPFWPAKIVEPPTNAKSTSRKARHYVFFFGSENYAWIQDKFIVHHSEEMLQCASSKKKSAHLIIAIEKMAEETPKQAKSLLKEKESPEKSPEASTSGTQNKIAKVQREEGKTESQKVRKKVVPKRRAMDESEYDRTSPPQKLSKRPTEDFSELINKTPNNPMAVIRQLDEHPLPPTPPPPPIYTFSEITLRNNFDHQQDPTFDIDASNKALYAKEVQAMDKKIGFIGLGMMGKRFVKNLLDSRHKVTVWNRTPEKCVPFINIGAEFAQTPSDLVEKCDIIFCCVSGPEASKSVVFGSYGIVTGLEKSQPGSKCYVEMTTLDPTTSIDIGKAITYKGGRYLEAPFRGSRKTAEDGSLVILAAGDIYLFNTCSSCIHAMAKLGYFLGSEVGLASKMNLAVSSFIGVSSVALAEAMALVKCCNLSQAIFLDILGCSGMCSRLLMEKGEAIMSRFFETNISLNYQQRHMTLALSLDNDRGPMSVTTAANEVFKRAKLRNYSDHDVSAVCMGTEY encoded by the coding sequence ATGGCAGCCAAAAAAGATTTCAGTATTGGAGATCTAGTTTGGGCAAAGATGAAGTGTTTTCCTTTTTGGCCAGCCAAGATAGTAGAACCTCCTACAAATGCAAAATCTACTTCTAGAAAGGCACGccattatgtattctttttcggAAGTGAAAATTATGCATGGATACAGGATAAATTTATTGTACATCATTCTGAAGAAATGCTACAGTGTGCTTCCAGTAAGAAAAAATCAGCCCATTTAATTATAGCAATAGAGAAAATGGCCGAAGAAACTCCCAAACAGGCTAAATCGCTGCTCAAAGAAAAGGAATCTCCTGAGAAGTCTCCTGAAGCATCGACAAGTGGTACTCAAAACAAAATTGCTAAAGTACAAAGAGAGGAAGGGAAAACTGAAAGCCAGAAAGTTCGAAAGAAGGTTGTACCTAAACGACGTGCTATGGATGAATCAGAATATGACAGAACATCTCCTCCTCAGAAGTTATCTAAAAGGCCTACTGAAGATTTctctgaattaattaataaaacaccTAATAATCCTATGGCTGTTATCAGACAATTAGATGAGCACCCTCTCCCTCCtactcctcctcctcctcctatTTATACTTTTTCAGAAATTACCTTGCGTAATAACTTTGACCATCAGCAAGATCCTACTTTTGATATAGATGCATCCAATAAAGCCTTATATGCAAAAGAAGTCCAAGCAATGGATAAGAAGATAGGATTTATTGGTCTCGGAATGATGGGTAAAAGGTTTGTTAAAAATCTCCTCGACTCAAGACACAAAGTCACAGTTTGGAATCGAACCCCTGAGAAATGTGTACCTTTTATTAACATTGGAGCTGAGTTTGCACAGACACCAAGTGATTTGGTGGAAAAATGTGACATAATTTTCTGCTGTGTTTCTGGTCCTGAGGCCTCAAAAAGCGTGGTTTTTGGAAGCTATGGCATTGTGACAGGTCTTGAAAAATCGCAACCTGGATCAAAATGTTATGTTGAAATGACTACATTGGATCCAACTACATCAATTGACATTGGAAAAGCTATCACTTATAAAGGTGGAAGATATCTTGAAGCTCCATTTAGGGGATCTAGGAAAACTGCAGAAGATGGAAGTCTGGTAATATTGGCTGCAGGCgatatttacctttttaacaCTTGTTCGAGTTGCATTCACGCCATGGCAAAATTGGGATATTTTCTTGGCAGTGAAGTTGGCCTTGCTTCTAAGATGAACCTAGCTGTTAGTTCGTTCATTGGTGTGTCATCTGTTGCCTTGGCAGAAGCCATGGCACTGGTTAAGTGTTGCAATCTTTCTCAGGCCATCTTCTTAGACATTTTAGGTTGTTCAGGAATGTGTTCACGTCTTCTTATGGAAAAAGGAGAAGCCATAATGTCACGTTTCTTTGAAactaatatttctcttaattatcAGCAAAGACATATGACTTTGGCTCTTAGCCTGGATAATGACCGTGGACCAATGTCAGTCACGACAGCAGCAAATGAAGTGTTCAAACGTGCTAAACTTCGAAATTATTCTGACCATGATGTATCTGCTGTTTGCATGGGAACTGAGTATTAG